In one Streptomyces sp. NBC_01288 genomic region, the following are encoded:
- a CDS encoding glycoside hydrolase 5 family protein has product MVVDTFAQNKSQRHRQGKTGPGEDPIPTLRFGVNYTPRRGWFHSWHDFDPAHAREDLAQIAGLGLDHVRIFHLWPLLQPNRTLIRRAAVDQLVHLVDLAGEAGLDVLVDGVQGHLSSFDFYPEWTRGWHHRNVFTDPEAITAQAELMRTLGSALADRPNLIGLQLGNELNNLVEHNPVTVAEVDHYLDTLLAAAREHLPPDRLVTHSAYDAAWYGDDHPFTPEASARKGDLTTVHPWVFSGDCARRYGPRSPQVLHLAEYGTELAKAYATDPARPVWVQETGAPEPHIPAADAPEFARATVRNAAECEGLWGVTWWCSHDVDRSLADYPELEYTLGLFDSAGRPKPIAEAFAEAVAEPHTVHLRDTALVLDCTPATRSVSGPGGAYFEEWMRLRTEGVRPAVVLAERAQDAGYLAARGIKEVVRLP; this is encoded by the coding sequence ATGGTGGTTGATACATTCGCGCAGAACAAGAGCCAAAGACACAGACAGGGCAAGACCGGACCTGGGGAGGATCCCATTCCTACGCTCCGCTTCGGCGTCAACTACACGCCGCGCCGCGGTTGGTTCCACTCCTGGCACGACTTCGACCCGGCGCACGCCCGCGAGGATCTGGCCCAGATAGCCGGGCTCGGCCTGGACCACGTCCGGATCTTCCACCTCTGGCCGCTGCTCCAGCCCAACCGCACGCTGATCCGCAGGGCCGCCGTGGACCAGTTGGTGCACCTCGTCGACCTGGCGGGCGAGGCGGGTCTCGACGTGCTCGTGGACGGCGTCCAGGGTCATCTGTCGAGCTTCGACTTCTACCCGGAGTGGACCCGCGGCTGGCACCACCGCAACGTCTTCACCGACCCGGAGGCCATCACCGCCCAGGCGGAGCTGATGCGCACGCTGGGCAGCGCCCTCGCCGACCGCCCGAACCTGATCGGCCTCCAACTCGGCAACGAGCTCAACAACTTGGTGGAGCACAACCCGGTGACCGTGGCCGAGGTGGACCACTATCTCGACACGCTGCTGGCCGCCGCCCGCGAGCACCTGCCGCCGGACCGCCTCGTCACGCACTCCGCGTACGACGCCGCCTGGTACGGGGACGACCACCCGTTCACCCCGGAGGCCTCGGCCCGCAAGGGTGATCTGACCACCGTCCACCCGTGGGTGTTCTCGGGCGACTGTGCCCGCCGTTACGGTCCGCGCTCGCCGCAGGTGCTCCATCTCGCCGAGTACGGAACGGAGTTGGCCAAGGCGTACGCCACCGACCCGGCCCGGCCTGTCTGGGTCCAGGAGACCGGCGCGCCCGAACCGCACATCCCGGCGGCGGACGCCCCGGAGTTCGCGCGGGCGACCGTGCGCAACGCGGCCGAGTGCGAAGGTCTGTGGGGTGTGACCTGGTGGTGCTCGCACGACGTGGACCGCTCGCTCGCCGACTACCCCGAACTCGAATACACGCTGGGCCTGTTCGACTCGGCGGGCCGCCCCAAGCCGATCGCCGAGGCCTTCGCCGAAGCCGTCGCGGAGCCGCACACCGTCCACCTCCGCGATACCGCGTTGGTGTTGGACTGCACCCCGGCCACCCGCTCGGTGTCCGGGCCGGGAGGGGCGTACTTCGAGGAGTGGATGCGGTTGCGCACGGAAGGCGTCCGGCCTGCGGTGGTGCTGGCCGAACGGGCGCAGGACGCGGGGTACTTGGCGGCGCGGGGCATCAAGGAAGTCGTACGCCTCCCATAG
- a CDS encoding N-acetylglucosamine kinase yields MSNDLNQEFVGDLVVGLDAGGTRTRVVLAAADDGRPLAEGAAGPGNALTVPVPRLTDHLVEAIGQAVPERARARVVAVSGGFAGATAASTEEPGHVNARTALTAALQRLGIPTGRVRVRSDIEAAFASAPGTPADGLALVAGTGAVALRITDRRSTATVDGDGWLLGDDGSGFWIGRSAVRAALRMADGRGPTTVLAGSVGQALGVPAEELPGDGDWSRAHREAYRMHVLPAVMAELPIRLARFAPLVVEAAGKKDVVAEGILDEAADQLTDTVRALEPAPGERIVATGGLLGPEGPLTTLLTARLHTLGLTLDWVPDGCRGAVALARLAYDGDTR; encoded by the coding sequence ATGAGCAATGATTTGAACCAAGAATTCGTCGGTGACCTCGTCGTCGGCCTCGACGCCGGCGGCACCCGCACCCGCGTCGTCCTCGCCGCCGCCGACGACGGCCGCCCTCTCGCCGAGGGCGCGGCCGGGCCCGGCAACGCCCTGACCGTCCCGGTACCGCGCCTTACCGACCACCTGGTCGAGGCGATCGGGCAGGCCGTCCCGGAGCGGGCGCGCGCCCGCGTGGTCGCCGTGTCCGGCGGTTTCGCGGGCGCCACGGCCGCCTCCACCGAGGAGCCGGGACACGTCAACGCCCGCACTGCCCTCACCGCCGCGCTCCAGCGCCTCGGCATCCCCACCGGCCGCGTGCGCGTCCGCAGCGACATCGAGGCGGCCTTCGCCTCCGCCCCCGGCACCCCCGCCGACGGCCTCGCCCTGGTCGCCGGCACCGGCGCGGTAGCCCTGCGCATCACCGACCGCCGCTCCACGGCCACCGTGGACGGCGACGGCTGGCTCCTCGGCGACGACGGCAGCGGCTTCTGGATCGGCCGCAGCGCGGTACGCGCGGCCCTGCGCATGGCGGACGGACGCGGCCCTACGACCGTGCTGGCCGGGTCCGTCGGACAGGCGCTCGGAGTGCCGGCGGAGGAACTGCCCGGCGACGGCGACTGGTCCCGCGCCCACCGCGAGGCCTACCGCATGCACGTACTCCCCGCCGTGATGGCCGAACTCCCCATCCGCCTCGCCCGGTTCGCCCCGCTGGTGGTCGAGGCGGCGGGAAAGAAGGACGTCGTGGCGGAAGGCATCCTCGACGAGGCGGCAGACCAACTGACCGACACGGTAAGGGCGTTGGAACCGGCCCCGGGTGAGCGAATCGTCGCCACCGGCGGCCTGCTCGGCCCCGAGGGCCCGCTCACGACCCTCCTCACCGCCCGCCTCCACACCCTCGGCCTGACCCTGGACTGGGTACCGGACGGCTGCCGGGGCGCGGTCGCCCTCGCCCGACTCGCCTACGACGGTGACACCCGATGA
- a CDS encoding glycoside hydrolase family 3 N-terminal domain-containing protein: MTDTTVPVYRDPNAPVDSRVSDLRARMTLREKVGQLNQRMYGWNAYRRTPDSPDGFELTDALRAETDRFAGLGALYGLFRADAWSGVDHTNGPGAQDSAALAELVQRHVIASSRLGIPALFVEEVPHGHMALDGTVLPVNLAVGATWDPDLYERAAAHAAAELRARGGHLALVSALDIARDPRWGRTEECFGEDPHLAARLTEALVRGMQGEPGDGFAPDKAPVVLKHFAGQGATVGGRNSAESELGLRELHEIHLPAARAGVRAGAAALMSAYNEVDGLPCSGSHALLTQLLREDWGFEGLVMADGLAVDRLARITGDKVSAGALALNAGVDLSLWDEGFTHLEEAVERGLVTEEAIDTAVARVLSLKFRLGLFERPYSTGEFPSPHQGRELSTALARAAVTLLHNDGDVLPIPATVSRIAVIGPQSATTTHQLGDYTAPQPSGVSVLEGLRRLAPPGTDFRHTPGCALTGDDLSGIPEAVAAAAASDLAVLVLGGSSARTPDTDFDANGAARNAVSEMTCGEGVDLAGLSLGRAQLALLDAVTATGTPTAVVLIQGRPHVVPEHAGALLTAWYPGPWGGEAIAEVLLGHAEPTGRLPVSVPRSVAQLPVYYNHKDTEYGGYVDAGAEPRHPFGHGLSYTSFKYGPPRVAGNVIEVDVTNTGKRHGRSVVQVYIRRLITPVWPRTLELHAFKGVELAPGERRRVEIPFGTDQLEQVGAVEVRVAQSARAALAVEPVVVRLRA, encoded by the coding sequence ATGACCGACACCACCGTCCCCGTCTACCGCGACCCCAACGCCCCTGTGGACAGCCGGGTTTCCGACCTCCGCGCCCGTATGACCCTGCGCGAGAAGGTCGGCCAGCTCAACCAGCGGATGTACGGCTGGAATGCCTACCGCCGCACTCCCGACAGCCCCGACGGGTTCGAACTCACCGACGCCCTCCGCGCCGAGACCGACCGCTTCGCCGGACTCGGCGCGCTCTACGGCCTGTTCCGCGCCGACGCCTGGTCCGGCGTCGACCACACCAACGGCCCCGGCGCCCAAGACAGCGCCGCGCTGGCCGAGTTGGTGCAACGCCATGTCATCGCGAGCAGCAGGCTCGGCATCCCGGCGCTGTTCGTCGAGGAGGTGCCGCACGGCCACATGGCCCTGGACGGTACGGTCCTCCCGGTCAACCTGGCCGTCGGCGCCACCTGGGACCCCGACCTGTATGAGCGGGCCGCCGCCCACGCCGCCGCCGAACTCCGCGCCCGTGGCGGTCACTTGGCCCTCGTCTCCGCCCTGGACATCGCCCGCGACCCGCGCTGGGGCCGCACGGAGGAGTGCTTCGGCGAGGACCCGCACCTCGCCGCCCGCCTCACCGAGGCGCTGGTGCGGGGGATGCAGGGCGAGCCCGGCGACGGCTTCGCTCCCGACAAGGCCCCCGTCGTCCTCAAGCACTTCGCCGGCCAGGGCGCCACGGTCGGCGGCCGCAACTCCGCCGAGTCCGAACTCGGCCTCCGTGAACTCCACGAGATCCACCTCCCCGCCGCCCGCGCCGGAGTCCGCGCAGGTGCCGCCGCCCTCATGTCCGCCTACAACGAGGTCGACGGCCTGCCCTGCTCCGGCAGCCACGCCCTGCTGACCCAACTCCTGCGCGAGGACTGGGGTTTCGAGGGCCTGGTGATGGCCGACGGGCTTGCCGTGGACCGGCTCGCCCGTATCACCGGCGACAAGGTCTCGGCGGGCGCGCTCGCACTCAACGCCGGTGTCGACCTGAGCCTGTGGGACGAGGGCTTCACACATCTGGAGGAGGCGGTCGAGCGGGGACTGGTGACCGAGGAGGCCATCGACACCGCCGTGGCGCGCGTGCTCAGCCTGAAGTTCCGGCTGGGCCTCTTCGAACGGCCTTACAGCACAGGCGAGTTCCCGTCCCCGCATCAGGGCAGAGAGCTGAGCACGGCCCTCGCCCGAGCCGCCGTCACCCTCCTCCACAACGACGGCGACGTCCTGCCCATCCCGGCGACCGTCTCCCGTATCGCGGTCATCGGCCCCCAATCAGCCACCACCACCCACCAGTTGGGCGACTACACGGCACCACAGCCTTCCGGTGTCAGCGTCCTCGAAGGCCTACGGCGACTCGCCCCGCCCGGCACCGACTTCCGCCACACCCCCGGCTGCGCCCTCACCGGCGACGACCTCTCCGGCATCCCCGAGGCGGTCGCCGCGGCAGCCGCCTCCGACCTGGCCGTTCTCGTACTGGGCGGCAGCAGCGCCCGTACCCCCGACACGGACTTCGACGCCAACGGGGCCGCGCGGAACGCAGTTTCGGAGATGACGTGTGGCGAGGGCGTCGACCTCGCGGGCCTGAGCCTCGGCCGCGCCCAACTCGCCCTCCTGGACGCGGTCACCGCCACCGGCACACCCACGGCGGTCGTCCTGATCCAGGGCCGCCCTCATGTCGTCCCCGAACATGCCGGCGCCCTGCTCACCGCCTGGTACCCCGGTCCATGGGGCGGCGAGGCCATCGCCGAGGTACTGCTCGGCCACGCCGAACCGACCGGGCGTCTGCCCGTCTCCGTGCCCCGCTCGGTGGCCCAACTCCCCGTCTACTACAACCACAAGGACACCGAGTACGGAGGCTACGTGGATGCCGGCGCCGAGCCGCGCCACCCCTTCGGGCACGGGCTGTCGTACACGAGCTTCAAGTACGGTCCGCCGCGCGTCGCGGGGAACGTGATCGAGGTCGACGTCACCAACACCGGGAAGCGGCACGGGCGTTCGGTCGTCCAGGTGTACATCCGGCGGCTGATCACACCGGTGTGGCCGCGCACGCTCGAACTGCACGCCTTCAAGGGTGTCGAGTTGGCCCCGGGGGAGCGCCGTAGGGTCGAAATCCCCTTCGGCACCGACCAGTTGGAGCAGGTCGGTGCCGTGGAGGTTCGGGTCGCGCAATCCGCGCGGGCGGCGCTCGCCGTCGAGCCCGTTGTCGTACGCCTCAGAGCTTGA